From Triticum aestivum cultivar Chinese Spring chromosome 4A, IWGSC CS RefSeq v2.1, whole genome shotgun sequence, a single genomic window includes:
- the LOC123087782 gene encoding guanosine deaminase, which translates to MEEAKVVETRDGTIAVASAFPGHQEAVQDRDHKFLSKAVEEAYKGVDCGHGGPFGAVVVRNDEVIVGCHNMVLNNTDPTAHAEVTAIREACKKLGKIELSDCEMYASCEPCPMCFGAVHLSRIKRLVYGAKAEAAIAIGFDDFIADALRGTGFYQKANMEIKRADGNGALLAEQVFENTKEKFRMY; encoded by the exons ATGGAGGAAGCCAAGG TTGTGGAGACCAGGGATGGAACTATCGCAGTTGCTTCAGCGTTTCCCGGTCATCAGGAAG CCGTACAAGATAGGGATCACAAGTTCTTGTCGAAAGCTGTAGAAGAGGCGTACAAAGGAGTTGACTGTGGCCATGGAGGACCGTTTGGCGCGGTCGTCGTCCGCAACGACGAAGTAATAGTTGGGTGCCATAACATGGTTTTGAACAACACCGATCCAACTGCCCATGCTGAAGTCACTGCAATAAGAGAG GCTTGCAAAAAGCTTGGGAAGATTGAGCTGTCGGACTGCGAAATGTACGCATCATGTGAACCTTGCCCAATGTGTTTTGGGGCTGTTCATCTATCCCGGATCAAG AGGCTGGTGTACGGAGCCAAGGCGGAAGCTGCTATTGCCATTGGATTCGACGACTTCATTGCTGATGCTCTTAGAGGAACTGGGTTCTACCAGAAGGCCAACATGGAGATCAAGCGAGCCGATGGGAATGGAGCTCTGCTTGCTGAACAAGTCTTTGA